The following coding sequences lie in one Arachis hypogaea cultivar Tifrunner chromosome 9, arahy.Tifrunner.gnm2.J5K5, whole genome shotgun sequence genomic window:
- the LOC112711229 gene encoding uncharacterized protein isoform X1 → MVLGIKSRSRKSGPTLVKYIIHIQEIKPWPPSSSPVSPSLKSAKSVELQWDHDGQSSGSLLASCGNGKIEFNQSLTISVLLSNKGKFREGFQKNLLEFNLYDKTVKSQLIGSATINLAEFGIIKETKDISTVLSTKRSFRSSAQTTLYVAIQPIDTESSSSSPNSSLSKEFSVDREDSESVSVSRSEIVSAAHSVDDDDDELEIASFTDDDDDAIPANKLQNIRSDSQNTGSVSPLSENDSIKAIKVGTKGSNGKSVLSLGSTTSSSLKSTKGEASTQFNGSKSPPSPTVDPSDMGIRNAKDEASTQSNGIKSPSLSAIRPSNTGIRNAEGEASTQFNGINSPSSPAVWPSDMAIRNQKGEAASTEFNGIKSPPSPVALSSDMGIRNTKGEASTEFNGITSPSSPAAFHSNMGIRNTEGEALTEYSCNKSPSSSIVLPSDMGNATSGRRSSSKIYEENMEATDECSEISESIQRSHRRNFSKGEIFESISSASYNSPSRQPIFGRSPQSQVAREGRFTKQNVKVTNESSEIPESTQQSHRRNFTDSDILESKSSASYNSSSRKPFFGRSSQSQFARDDRFGKENAKVTNESSETPESIQQSHRRNFTDGDILESVSSASYNSSSRQSIFGRSSQSQVAREDRLSKKHSGSEHGYNEYDQENANSVFDTDDLKEKEEMEEIKEQEQFTMRNEVVDNFCEDDFTRKSELNNSVPSPKMISHENPTHNLLNDNAEDASTARFDLQSVESRSETLDQAEEINDVDVGGTCHENVNRTEEFIDDTTESESINRTEEFIDDKIESKAKVEMLLQELTEAAALEVSLYSVIAEHGSSSNKVHTPARRLSRFYSHACKVGTPANKASVAQSAVSGFVLVSKACGNDVPRLAFWLSNMILLRALVSKELDNAPSDGIDARPRENEKENTENHFPSWEEPETFLVALEKVEAWIFSRIVESVWWQTLTPYMQSAAAKSSGSRKTSGKRKGICDDEQGSFSIDLWKRAFNDACERLCPLRAGGHECGCLPLIASLVMEQLINRLDVAMFNAILRDSTEDMPTDPISDPISDSKVLPIPSGKSGFGAGAQLKNAIGTWSIWLSDLFGVDDSDDLDDGNESDVPKLESSYKPFSLLNALSDLMMLPFEKLTDAAMRKEVCPRFGIALIRRVVNNFVPDEFCPGPVPDAVIQALNDENIEDDEGSITSFPCNAGSTSYTPLPSSSVAAMLQDVGRQSSLRCVSFAPIKLYNSDDELEKLDSPLSALGLGIDDSSVAAIKGGRKVLRYQLLRQVWKNSQS, encoded by the exons ATGGTTCTAGGAATTAAATCAAGGAGCAGAAAGAGTGGGCCAACACTAGTTAAGTACATAATCCATATTCAGGAGATTAAGCCATGGCCCCCTTCATCATCGCCTGTTTCACCATCACTGAAATCTGCTAAATCTGTAGAGCTCCAATGGGATCATGATGGCCAAAGTTCTGGGTCTCTGTTGGCCAGTTGCGGCAATGGGAAAATTGAATTCAATCAATCTCTCACAATTTCAGTACTTCTGTCCAATAAAGGCAAATTCCGTGAAGGTTTTCAGAAGAACTTGTTAGAGTTCAACTTGTATGACAAGACAGTAAAAAGTCAACTCATTGGATCAGCTACGATAAACCTTGCAGAGTTTGGAATTATTAAGGAAACAAAAGATATAAGCACTGTGTTGAGCACTAAGAGGAGTTTCAGGAGCTCGGCACAAACGACTCTTTATGTTGCTATTCAGCCAATTGACACAGAGAGTTCCAGCTCATCGCCAAACAGCAGCTTGTCAAAAGAATTTTCAGTAGACAGGGAAGATAGCGAATCCGTCTCAGTATCACGGTCTGAAATTGTATCGGCAGCGCAttctgttgatgatgatgatgatgaacttgAAATAGCGTCTTTcaccgatgatgatgatgatgcaattCCTGCAAATAAATTGCAAAACATCAGATCCGATTCACAGAATACTGGGAGTGTCTCccctctaagtgaaaatg ACAGCATCAAAGCTATCAAGGTTGGAACAAAAGGATCCAATGGAAAATCTGTTCTCTCCTTAGGAAGCACCACTTCTAGCTCACTTAAAAGCACAAAGGGTGAAGCATCCACACAGTTCAATGGCAGCAAATCACCCCCTTCACCTACAGTTGATCCTTCGGATATGGGAATTCGAAACGCAAAAGATGAAGCATCCACACAGTCCAATGGCATCAAATCACCCTCTTTATCTGCAATTCGACCCTCGAATACGGGAATTCGAAATGCAGAAGGTGAAGCATCCACACAATTCAATGGAATCAATTCACCCTCTTCTCCTGCAGTTTGGCCCTCAGATATGGCAATTCGAAACCAAAAAGGTGAAGCAGCATCCACAGAGTTCAATGGCATCAAATCACCCCCTTCACCTGTAGCTCTGTCCTCAGATATGGGAATTCGAAACACAAAAGGTGAAGCATCCACAGAGTTCAATGGCATCACATCACCCTCTTCACCTGCGGCCTTTCACTCAAACATGGGAATTCGAAACACCGAGGGTGAAGCATTGACAGAGTACAGTTGCAATAAATCTCCTTCTTCATCCATAGTTCTGCCGTCAGATATGGGAAATGCTACAAGTGGCAGGCGTTCTTCATCTAAAATTTACGAGGAAAACATGGAGGCTACTGATGAATGTTCTGAAATTTCAGAAAGCATTCAACGATCACATCGGCGAAATTTCAGTAAGGGTGAAATTTTTGAAAGCATATCTTCAGCTTCATACAACTCACCAAGTAGGCAACCCATCTTTGGAAGATCTCCCCAATCTCAAGTTGCTCGAGAGGGTAGGTTTACTAAGCAAAACGTGAAGGTTACCAATGAAAGTTCTGAGATTCCAGAAAGCACTCAACAATCACATCGGCGAAATTTCACTGACAGTGATATTCTTGAAAGCAAGTCCTCTGCTTCATACAATTCATCAAGTAGGAAACCCTTCTTTGGAAGATCTTCCCAATCTCAATTTGCACGAGATGATAGGTTTGGTAAGGAAAATGCAAAGGTTACCAATGAAAGTTCTGAAACTCCAGAAAGCATTCAACAATCACATCGGCGAAATTTCACTGACGGTGATATTCTTGAAAGTGTATCTTCCGCTTCATACAATTCATCAAGTAGGCAATCCATCTTTGGAAGATCTTCCCAATCTCAAGTTGCTCGAGAGGATAGGCTTTCTAAGAAGCATAGTGGAAGTGAACATGGGTATAATGAATATGATCAGGAGAATGCAAATAGTGTTTTTGACACTGACGATTTGAAGGAAAAAGAGGAAATGGAAGAGATAAAAGAACAGGAACAGTTTACCATGAGGAATGAAGTTGTTGATAATTTTTGTGAAGATGATTTTACTAGGAAATCAGAATTGAATAACAGTGTGCCTTCACCCAAAATGATATCACATGAAAATCCAACGCATAATCTGCTTAATGATAATGCAGAGGATGCGAGTACTGCAAGGTTTGATTTACAATCTGTTGAGAGCAGGAGTGAGACCCTAGATCAAGCAGAGGAAATTAATGATGTTGATGTCGGTGGCACGTGTCATGAAAACGTTAATCGGACTGAAGAGTTTATTGATGATACGACTGAATCAGAAAGCATTAATCGGACTGAAGAGTTTATTGATGATAAGATTGAATCAAAAGCTAAAGTTGAAATGCTTCTACAAGAGCTGACAGAGGCCGCTGCTCTTGAAGTTTCACTGTATTCAGTCATTGCTGAACATGGTAGCTCGTCAAACAAGGTTCACACACCTGCTCGGCGCCTATCTAGATTCTATTCCCATGCTTGTAAGGTTGGCACCCCTGCTAATAAAGCTAGTGTAGCCCAAAGTGCTGTCTCGGGATTTGTATTGGTTTCTAAAGCATGTGGAAATGATGTTCCAAG GTTGGCATTCTGGCTCTCAAACATGATATTGCTGAGAGCACTTGTGAGCAAAGAGCTTGACAATGCACCCAGCGATGGAATTGATGCTCGTCCTCgtgagaatgaaaaagaaaatacagAGAATCATTTTCCTAGCTGGGAGGAGCCAGAAACGtttttagttgcattggaaaaAGTTGAAGCTTGGATATTCTCTCGAATAGTCGAGTCTGTGTGGTGGCAG ACTCTGACTCCGTATATGCAATCAGCAGCTGCTAAGAGCTCTGGCTCAAGGAAAACTAGTGGGAAGAGAAAAGGTATATGTGATGACGAACAAGGAAGCTTTTCCATTGATTTATGGAAAAGAGCTTTCAACGATGCTTGTGAAAGGCTTTGCCCTCTTCGAGCTGGAGGGCATGAGTGTGGTTGCTTGCCTTTGATAGCTAGCTTG GTGATGGAGCAGTTGATAAACAGACTTGATGTGGCGATGTTCAACGCCATTCTACGTGACTCCACAGAAGACATGCCAACAGATCCTATTTCTGACCCCATTAGTGATTCTAAAGTTCTTCCTATTCCATCTGGAAAATCAGGCTTTGGGGCTGGTGCTCAACTAAAGAATGCT ATTGGTACTTGGTCAATATGGCTTTCGGATTTATTTGGCGTTGATGATAGCGACGATCTTGACGATGGCAATGAAAGTGATGTTCCAAAACTTGAATCATCCTACAAGCCTTTCAGTCTCCTTAATGCATTAAGTGATCTGATGATGCTCCCTTTTGAAAAGCTCACAGATGCGGCTATGAGAAAAGAG GTATGCCCTAGATTTGGCATAGCATTGATAAGGAGGGTTGTCAACAATTTCGTCCCCGACGAGTTTTGTCCAGGGCCTGTCCCAGATGCTGTTATTCAGGCATTGAATGATGAG AATATTGAAGATGATGAAGGGTCCATCACAAGCTTCCCATGCAATGCTGGTTCCACATCATATACACCGCTTCCATCTTCTTCGGTTGCGGCCATGTTACAAGATGTGGGAAGACAAAGTTCACTAAGATGTGTTTCATTTGCTCCTATAAAGCTATATAACAGTGATGATGAACTTGAAAAATTGGATTCTCCCCTTTCTGCACTTGGACTTGGCATTGATGACTCATCAGTTGCAGCAATAAAGGGTGGTCGCAAGGTTCTTAGATATCAGCTCTTGAGACAAGTATGGAAGAATAGTCAATCATAA
- the LOC112711229 gene encoding uncharacterized protein isoform X2: MVLGIKSRSRKSGPTLVKYIIHIQEIKPWPPSSSPVSPSLKSAKSVELQWDHDGQSSGSLLASCGNGKIEFNQSLTISVLLSNKGKFREGFQKNLLEFNLYDKTVKSQLIGSATINLAEFGIIKETKDISTVLSTKRSFRSSAQTTLYVAIQPIDTESSSSSPNSSLSKEFSVDREDSESVSVSRSEIVSAAHSVDDDDDELEIASFTDDDDDAIPANKLQNIRSDSQNTGSVSPLSENDSIKAIKVGTKGSNGKSVLSLGSTTSSSLKSTKGEASTQFNGSKSPPSPTVDPSDMGIRNAKDEASTQSNGIKSPSLSAIRPSNTGIRNAEGEASTQFNGINSPSSPAVWPSDMAIRNQKGEAASTEFNGIKSPPSPVALSSDMGIRNTKGEASTEFNGITSPSSPAAFHSNMGIRNTEGEALTEYSCNKSPSSSIVLPSDMGNATSGRRSSSKIYEENMEATDECSEISESIQRSHRRNFSKGEIFESISSASYNSPSRQPIFGRSPQSQVAREGRFTKQNVKVTNESSEIPESTQQSHRRNFTDSDILESKSSASYNSSSRKPFFGRSSQSQFARDDRFGKENAKVTNESSETPESIQQSHRRNFTDGDILESVSSASYNSSSRQSIFGRSSQSQVAREDRLSKKHSGSEHGYNEYDQENANSVFDTDDLKEKEEMEEIKEQEQFTMRNEVVDNFCEDDFTRKSELNNSVPSPKMISHENPTHNLLNDNAEDASTARFDLQSVESRSETLDQAEEINDVDVGGTCHENVNRTEEFIDDTTESESINRTEEFIDDKIESKAKVEMLLQELTEAAALEVSLYSVIAEHGSSSNKVHTPARRLSRFYSHACKVGTPANKASVAQSAVSGFVLVSKACGNDVPRLAFWLSNMILLRALVSKELDNAPSDGIDARPRENEKENTENHFPSWEEPETFLVALEKVEAWIFSRIVESVWWQTLTPYMQSAAAKSSGSRKTSGKRKGICDDEQGSFSIDLWKRAFNDACERLCPLRAGGHECGCLPLIASLVMEQLINRLDVAMFNAILRDSTEDMPTDPISDPISDSKVLPIPSGKSGFGAGAQLKNAIGTWSIWLSDLFGVDDSDDLDDGNESDVPKLESSYKPFSLLNALSDLMMLPFEKLTDAAMRKEVCPRFGIALIRRVVNNFVPDEFCPGPVPDAVIQALNDEVEY, from the exons ATGGTTCTAGGAATTAAATCAAGGAGCAGAAAGAGTGGGCCAACACTAGTTAAGTACATAATCCATATTCAGGAGATTAAGCCATGGCCCCCTTCATCATCGCCTGTTTCACCATCACTGAAATCTGCTAAATCTGTAGAGCTCCAATGGGATCATGATGGCCAAAGTTCTGGGTCTCTGTTGGCCAGTTGCGGCAATGGGAAAATTGAATTCAATCAATCTCTCACAATTTCAGTACTTCTGTCCAATAAAGGCAAATTCCGTGAAGGTTTTCAGAAGAACTTGTTAGAGTTCAACTTGTATGACAAGACAGTAAAAAGTCAACTCATTGGATCAGCTACGATAAACCTTGCAGAGTTTGGAATTATTAAGGAAACAAAAGATATAAGCACTGTGTTGAGCACTAAGAGGAGTTTCAGGAGCTCGGCACAAACGACTCTTTATGTTGCTATTCAGCCAATTGACACAGAGAGTTCCAGCTCATCGCCAAACAGCAGCTTGTCAAAAGAATTTTCAGTAGACAGGGAAGATAGCGAATCCGTCTCAGTATCACGGTCTGAAATTGTATCGGCAGCGCAttctgttgatgatgatgatgatgaacttgAAATAGCGTCTTTcaccgatgatgatgatgatgcaattCCTGCAAATAAATTGCAAAACATCAGATCCGATTCACAGAATACTGGGAGTGTCTCccctctaagtgaaaatg ACAGCATCAAAGCTATCAAGGTTGGAACAAAAGGATCCAATGGAAAATCTGTTCTCTCCTTAGGAAGCACCACTTCTAGCTCACTTAAAAGCACAAAGGGTGAAGCATCCACACAGTTCAATGGCAGCAAATCACCCCCTTCACCTACAGTTGATCCTTCGGATATGGGAATTCGAAACGCAAAAGATGAAGCATCCACACAGTCCAATGGCATCAAATCACCCTCTTTATCTGCAATTCGACCCTCGAATACGGGAATTCGAAATGCAGAAGGTGAAGCATCCACACAATTCAATGGAATCAATTCACCCTCTTCTCCTGCAGTTTGGCCCTCAGATATGGCAATTCGAAACCAAAAAGGTGAAGCAGCATCCACAGAGTTCAATGGCATCAAATCACCCCCTTCACCTGTAGCTCTGTCCTCAGATATGGGAATTCGAAACACAAAAGGTGAAGCATCCACAGAGTTCAATGGCATCACATCACCCTCTTCACCTGCGGCCTTTCACTCAAACATGGGAATTCGAAACACCGAGGGTGAAGCATTGACAGAGTACAGTTGCAATAAATCTCCTTCTTCATCCATAGTTCTGCCGTCAGATATGGGAAATGCTACAAGTGGCAGGCGTTCTTCATCTAAAATTTACGAGGAAAACATGGAGGCTACTGATGAATGTTCTGAAATTTCAGAAAGCATTCAACGATCACATCGGCGAAATTTCAGTAAGGGTGAAATTTTTGAAAGCATATCTTCAGCTTCATACAACTCACCAAGTAGGCAACCCATCTTTGGAAGATCTCCCCAATCTCAAGTTGCTCGAGAGGGTAGGTTTACTAAGCAAAACGTGAAGGTTACCAATGAAAGTTCTGAGATTCCAGAAAGCACTCAACAATCACATCGGCGAAATTTCACTGACAGTGATATTCTTGAAAGCAAGTCCTCTGCTTCATACAATTCATCAAGTAGGAAACCCTTCTTTGGAAGATCTTCCCAATCTCAATTTGCACGAGATGATAGGTTTGGTAAGGAAAATGCAAAGGTTACCAATGAAAGTTCTGAAACTCCAGAAAGCATTCAACAATCACATCGGCGAAATTTCACTGACGGTGATATTCTTGAAAGTGTATCTTCCGCTTCATACAATTCATCAAGTAGGCAATCCATCTTTGGAAGATCTTCCCAATCTCAAGTTGCTCGAGAGGATAGGCTTTCTAAGAAGCATAGTGGAAGTGAACATGGGTATAATGAATATGATCAGGAGAATGCAAATAGTGTTTTTGACACTGACGATTTGAAGGAAAAAGAGGAAATGGAAGAGATAAAAGAACAGGAACAGTTTACCATGAGGAATGAAGTTGTTGATAATTTTTGTGAAGATGATTTTACTAGGAAATCAGAATTGAATAACAGTGTGCCTTCACCCAAAATGATATCACATGAAAATCCAACGCATAATCTGCTTAATGATAATGCAGAGGATGCGAGTACTGCAAGGTTTGATTTACAATCTGTTGAGAGCAGGAGTGAGACCCTAGATCAAGCAGAGGAAATTAATGATGTTGATGTCGGTGGCACGTGTCATGAAAACGTTAATCGGACTGAAGAGTTTATTGATGATACGACTGAATCAGAAAGCATTAATCGGACTGAAGAGTTTATTGATGATAAGATTGAATCAAAAGCTAAAGTTGAAATGCTTCTACAAGAGCTGACAGAGGCCGCTGCTCTTGAAGTTTCACTGTATTCAGTCATTGCTGAACATGGTAGCTCGTCAAACAAGGTTCACACACCTGCTCGGCGCCTATCTAGATTCTATTCCCATGCTTGTAAGGTTGGCACCCCTGCTAATAAAGCTAGTGTAGCCCAAAGTGCTGTCTCGGGATTTGTATTGGTTTCTAAAGCATGTGGAAATGATGTTCCAAG GTTGGCATTCTGGCTCTCAAACATGATATTGCTGAGAGCACTTGTGAGCAAAGAGCTTGACAATGCACCCAGCGATGGAATTGATGCTCGTCCTCgtgagaatgaaaaagaaaatacagAGAATCATTTTCCTAGCTGGGAGGAGCCAGAAACGtttttagttgcattggaaaaAGTTGAAGCTTGGATATTCTCTCGAATAGTCGAGTCTGTGTGGTGGCAG ACTCTGACTCCGTATATGCAATCAGCAGCTGCTAAGAGCTCTGGCTCAAGGAAAACTAGTGGGAAGAGAAAAGGTATATGTGATGACGAACAAGGAAGCTTTTCCATTGATTTATGGAAAAGAGCTTTCAACGATGCTTGTGAAAGGCTTTGCCCTCTTCGAGCTGGAGGGCATGAGTGTGGTTGCTTGCCTTTGATAGCTAGCTTG GTGATGGAGCAGTTGATAAACAGACTTGATGTGGCGATGTTCAACGCCATTCTACGTGACTCCACAGAAGACATGCCAACAGATCCTATTTCTGACCCCATTAGTGATTCTAAAGTTCTTCCTATTCCATCTGGAAAATCAGGCTTTGGGGCTGGTGCTCAACTAAAGAATGCT ATTGGTACTTGGTCAATATGGCTTTCGGATTTATTTGGCGTTGATGATAGCGACGATCTTGACGATGGCAATGAAAGTGATGTTCCAAAACTTGAATCATCCTACAAGCCTTTCAGTCTCCTTAATGCATTAAGTGATCTGATGATGCTCCCTTTTGAAAAGCTCACAGATGCGGCTATGAGAAAAGAG GTATGCCCTAGATTTGGCATAGCATTGATAAGGAGGGTTGTCAACAATTTCGTCCCCGACGAGTTTTGTCCAGGGCCTGTCCCAGATGCTGTTATTCAGGCATTGAATGATGAGGTTG AATATTGA